The Micromonospora sp. Llam0 genome includes a window with the following:
- the leuA gene encoding 2-isopropylmalate synthase: MAYQRYQPYHQQFAVDVPDRQWPARRIEQPPRWCAVDLRDGNQALIDPMSPDRKRRMFQLLVQLGYKEIEVGFPAASQTDFEFVRQLIEQDLIPDDVTIQVLTQCREHLIDRTFESLRGAKRAIVHFYNSTSVLQRRVVFGLDKAGITDIATTGARLCQKYAEIHTPDTDIFYEYSPESYTGTELDYALEVCGAVIDVIAPTPDRPLIINLPATVEMATPNVYADSIEWMHRRLPRRESVVLSLHPHNDRGTAVAAAELGLLAGADRIEGCLFGNGERTGNVDLVTLGLNLFSQGVDPQIDFSQIDEIKRTVEYCNQLPVHERHPYAGDLVYTAFSGSHQDAIKKGFDALAVDADAAGVQVDDHSWGVPYLPIDPRDVGRTYEAVIRVNSQSGKGGVAYVMRQEHNLDLPRRLQIEFSGVVQAVTDDSGGEIEPQRMWDIFADEYLGGQRSGPAVTLESYATSTVDGKVEATSVVMVDGVRHTLDSAGNGPIDAYVNALQAVNVGVRVLDYHEHALSAGGDAQAAAYVECEVGDRTVWGVGLDSNIVIASVRAVTSAVNRSRRAG, translated from the coding sequence ATGGCGTACCAGCGTTATCAGCCCTACCACCAGCAGTTCGCCGTCGACGTACCGGACCGGCAGTGGCCCGCCCGGCGCATCGAGCAGCCACCCCGGTGGTGTGCCGTCGACCTGCGCGACGGCAACCAGGCGCTGATCGACCCGATGTCACCGGACCGCAAACGCCGGATGTTCCAGCTGCTGGTGCAGCTGGGCTACAAGGAGATCGAGGTCGGCTTCCCGGCGGCCAGCCAGACCGATTTCGAGTTCGTCCGGCAGCTGATCGAGCAGGACCTGATCCCCGACGACGTCACGATCCAGGTGCTGACCCAGTGCCGGGAGCATCTGATCGACCGGACCTTCGAGTCGCTGCGCGGCGCGAAGCGGGCCATCGTGCACTTCTACAACTCGACGTCGGTGCTGCAGCGGCGGGTGGTCTTCGGCCTGGACAAGGCCGGGATCACCGACATCGCCACCACCGGGGCGCGGCTGTGCCAGAAGTACGCCGAGATCCACACCCCGGACACCGACATCTTCTACGAGTACTCCCCCGAGTCGTACACCGGCACCGAGCTGGACTACGCGCTGGAGGTGTGTGGCGCGGTCATCGACGTGATCGCGCCGACCCCGGACCGGCCGCTGATCATCAACCTGCCGGCGACTGTCGAGATGGCCACCCCCAACGTGTACGCCGACTCGATCGAGTGGATGCACCGGCGGCTGCCGCGGCGGGAGAGCGTCGTGCTGTCACTGCACCCGCACAACGACCGGGGCACCGCCGTGGCCGCCGCCGAGCTGGGCCTGCTGGCCGGCGCGGACCGGATCGAGGGCTGCCTGTTCGGCAACGGTGAGCGCACCGGCAACGTCGACCTGGTCACCCTGGGGCTGAACCTGTTCAGCCAGGGTGTCGACCCGCAGATCGACTTCAGCCAGATCGACGAGATCAAGCGGACCGTCGAGTACTGCAACCAGCTGCCGGTGCACGAGCGGCACCCGTACGCCGGGGACCTGGTCTACACCGCGTTCTCCGGCTCCCATCAGGACGCCATCAAGAAGGGCTTCGACGCGCTGGCAGTCGACGCCGACGCGGCCGGGGTCCAGGTCGACGACCACTCCTGGGGGGTGCCGTACCTGCCGATCGACCCGCGTGACGTGGGGCGCACCTACGAGGCGGTGATCCGGGTCAACTCGCAGTCCGGCAAGGGCGGGGTGGCGTACGTGATGCGCCAGGAACACAACCTGGACCTGCCCCGGCGGCTGCAGATCGAGTTCTCCGGCGTGGTCCAGGCGGTCACCGACGACTCCGGCGGCGAGATCGAGCCGCAGCGGATGTGGGACATCTTCGCCGACGAGTACCTCGGCGGTCAGCGGAGCGGGCCGGCGGTGACCCTGGAGTCGTACGCGACGAGCACCGTCGACGGCAAGGTGGAGGCGACGTCGGTGGTCATGGTCGACGGCGTCCGGCACACCCTGGACTCGGCGGGCAACGGCCCGATCGACGCGTACGTCAACGCGCTGCAGGCGGTGAACGTCGGCGTACGGGTGCTGGACTACCACGAACACGCGCTTTCCGCCGGGGGCGACGCGCAGGCGGCGGCGTACGTGGAGTGCGAGGTCGGCGACCGTACGGTCTGGGGTGTCGGGCTGGACTCGAACATCGTGATCGCCTCGGTGCGGGCGGTGACCAGCGCGGTGAACCGCAGTCGGCGCGCCGGCTGA